One Clupea harengus chromosome 3, Ch_v2.0.2, whole genome shotgun sequence DNA window includes the following coding sequences:
- the LOC105890052 gene encoding LOW QUALITY PROTEIN: receptor-type tyrosine-protein phosphatase eta-like (The sequence of the model RefSeq protein was modified relative to this genomic sequence to represent the inferred CDS: deleted 1 base in 1 codon) gives MILRQLFTRTVQWTMLFTCVRLEISKAQTDVSTPASAPTTMNTLETVTNSSTVMSSIITHTTSQDTSSSDLTNPNWSTHSTVMTTTPIPTTTEPRPIRNLTAETLNTTAIELKWDQPEDYQSTYRYQVQISGCTSPSRDASTSEEKIIISSLPPGTSCTFSIYVEVMNGTRGEELNISRYTRPETVQPVISDNTNNSITVNWSHPIGNVESFEVLLNSSSSSTRSPPLDSSINFYEFKNLSSGKIYTATVTTKSGPFSEESEVTTTATYPNPPGDITMKSATTNSIFIEWTPTLLMDNSDGFNYTVNISNSSGTRDYSTKALYQTLTNLTSGTSHIICVRTTGPLGLQSESVCSGNIITSKNTETESHPTVIMVPHSSVYVVDSYNIFDTTFFVQQPHPIRNLTAETLNTTKIELKWDQPEDYQSTYRYQVQISGCTSPSRDASTSEEKIIISSLPPGTSCTFSIYVEVMNGTRGEELNISRYTRPETVQPVISDHTNNSITVNWSRPIGNVESFEVLLNSSSNSIRSLPLDSSFNSYEFKNLSAGKIYTATVTTKSGPFSQESEVNTTATYPNPPGDITMKNATTNSIFIEWTPALFMENSDGFNYTVNIKPHPIRNLTAETLNTTAIELKWDQPEDYQSTYRYQVQISGCTSPSRDASTSEEKIIISSLPPGTSCTFSIYVEVMNGTRGEERKTSHYTRPETVQPVISDHTNNSITVNWSRPIGNVESFEVLLNSSSNSIRSLPLDSSFNSYEFKNLSAGKIYTATVTTKSGPFSQESEVNTTATWDITMKNATTNSIFVKWTPALFMDNSDGFNYTVNIKPHPIRNLTAETLNTTAIELKWDQPEDYQSTYRYQVQISGCTSPSRDASTSEEKIIISSLHPGTSCTFSIYVEVMNGTRGEELNISRYTKPHPIRNLTAETLNTTAIELKWDQPEDYQSTYRYQVQISGCTSPSRDASTSEEKIIISSLPPGTSCTFSIYVELPNALCCSFFNTILSGYFCHLGPETVQPVISDHTNNSITVNWSRPIGNVESFEVLLNSSSNSIRSLPLDSSFNSYEFKNLSAGKIYTATVTTKSGPFSQESEVNTTATYPNPPGDITMKNATTNSIFVKWTPALFMDNSDGFNYTVNISNSSGTTDYSTKALNQTLTNLKSGTPHVICVRTTGPLGLQSESVCSGNITTKPHPIRNLTAETLNTTAIELKWDQPEDYQSTYRYQVQISGCTSPSRDASTSEEKIIISSLPPGTSCTFSIYVEVMNGTRGEELNISRYTRPETVQPVISDHTNNSITVNWSRPIGNVESFEVLLNSSSNSIRSLPLDSSFNSYEFKNLSAGKIYTATVTTKSGPFSQESEVNTTATCEYKYVLVLLVKKLFLHSRWRFYYANDFFFRSQSPGDITMKNATTNSIFVKWTPALFMDNSDGFNYTVNISNSSGTTDYSTKALNQTLTNLKSGTPHVICVRTTGPLGLQSESVCSGNITTKPHPIRNLTAETLNTTAIELKWDQPEDYQSTYRYQVQISGYTSPSRDASTTEEKIIISSLPPGTSCTFSIYVEVMNGTRGEELKISHYTKPETVQPVISDHTNNSITVNWSRPNGNVESFEVLLNSSSNSIRSLPLDSSFNSYEFKNLSAGKIYTATVTTKSGPFSEESEVTTNATYPNPPRDIFIKKKTTKSIFVEWAPAFFMDDSDGFNYTVIISSSSGTADYSTKALYQTLTNLKSGTPHVICLRTTGPLGLQSESVCSEHVTTRPESVKSLEVDIVKETYMRWKWAPPPDYKDGYYYRVNLTNELDNINLTDVTNDLKLEFKQLIPGARYNITVTTFTSDGTDGSPVNNSACTDTSGLTEDQLKCVGKNHTPVLELEWKNPKGHNSGFKIKAKTNAEVNVHLGEEKTCNETCVYRIESDLTYSTEYSVTIWTVGCGKSGMITTTCKTGVTVPPVVSDNEKVEIRPPSHNEVELILDPIFLNSSNGPILEYGVLVSQSENPTFKKDDLVNSYDDWQKHQDLNYLAVLKKNEIKMDKISIIVGKDSPLREAYRNGPLTPTKTYSFAIVTCTALQMKTDKHVDIHGSICSISGFYKTVYLKQDPLVITTAVGATCGILTVCLCIAIAVFIFLKRKSSRKPASDIPINTIRAKTSVPVRVEEFDAYYKKQSANTKCGFAEEFEDLKPVGTAQSTATASALENKSKNRYSNVLPYEPSRVKLSILGSQFDDYVNANYIPGANSRKEFIASQGPLPATVNDFWRMIWEKNIRTIVMLTRCNEQGRVKCEQYWPAESKHYNNIIVKTTSEITLDDWALRDFVVKNVKTAETRSVRQFHFTAWPDHGVPATTELLINFRHLVREHMDQYSLHSPTVVHCSAGVGRTGTFIAIDRIIFQIERESIADVFGITYDMRMHRPLMVQTEDQYVFLNQCALDVIKSRMGTNVDLIYQNTGAMDIYENLKPNLP, from the exons ATGATTCTACGGCAGCTCTTCACGCGCACTGTGCAGTGGACGATGCTGTTCACCTGCGTCCGCCTCGAG ATCTCAAAGGCCCAGACTGATG TCAGCACCCCCGCATCAGCGCCAACCACAATGAACACGTTGGAAACTGTGACCAACTCCTCTACAG TAATGAGCAGCATCATAACCCACACAACTAGCCAGGACACGTCCTCTTCAG ATCTGACCAACCCAAACTGGAGCACCCACAGCACCGTCATGACCACCACCCCAATCCCCACGACTACAG AGCCACGTCCCATCAGGAATTTGACTGCTGAGACTCTAAACACCACAGCAATAGAGCTAAAGTGGGACCAACCAGAGGACTACCAGAGTACTTACCGTTACCAAGTCCAGATCTCTGGATGCACATCTCCAAGCCGTGATGCCTCAACAAGCGAGGAGAAGATCATCATATCCAGCCTGCCTCCAGGAACCAGCTGCACATTCAGCATCTATGTTGAGGTTATGAATGGCACAAGGGGAGAGGAACTCAATATCTCCCGTTATACCA GGCCAGAGACTGTGCAGCCAGTCATCTCAGACAACACCAACAACTCCATCACAGTGAATTGGAGTCATCCTATTGGAAATGTGGAGTCGTTTGAGGTTCTcctgaacagcagcagtagcagcaccaGGAGCCCTCCGCTGGATTCAAGTATCAACTTCTATGAGTTTAAAAACTTGTCATCTGGGAAGATATACACAGCCACTGTCACAACAAAGAGTGGGCCCTTTAGTGAAGAATCTGAAGTCACTACCACTGCAACGT ATCCCAATCCTCCAGGGGATATCACCATGAAGAGTGCGACTACAAACTCCATTTTTATAGAGTGGACTCCAACCCTCTTGATGGACAACTCAGATGGTTTTAACTACACAGTGAACATCAGTAATTCATCAGGGACTAGAGATTATAGTACCAAAGCCTTATACCAGACCCTGACTAACCTTACATCAGGAACATCACATATCATCTGTGTGAGAACAACTGGACCACTTGGCCTCCAGAGTGAATCTGTTTGCAGTGGAAATATCATCACAAGtaagaacacagagacagagagtcatcCAACTGTTATAATGGTGCCACACAGCTCTGTTTATGTTGTGGACAGTTACAATATTTTTGATACAACATTTTTTGTGcaac AGCCACATCCCATCAGGAATTTGACTGCTGAGACTCTAAACACCACGAAAATAGAGCTAAAGTGGGACCAACCAGAGGACTACCAGAGTACTTACCGTTACCAAGTCCAGATCTCTGGATGCACATCTCCAAGCCGTGATGCCTCAACAAGCGAGGAGAAGATCATCATATCCAGCCTGCCTCCAGGAACCAGCTGCACATTCAGCATCTATGTTGAGGTTATGAACGGCACAAGGGGAGAGGAACTCAATATCTCCCGTTATACCA GGCCAGAGACTGTGCAGCCAGTCATCTCAGACCACACCAACAACTCCATCACAGTGAATTGGAGTCGTCCTATTGGAAATGTGGAGTCGTTTGAGGTTCTCCTgaacagcagcagtaacagcatCAGGAGCCTTCCGCTGGATTCAAGTTTCAACTCCTATGAGTTTAAAAACTTGTCAGCTGGGAAGATATACACAGCCACTGTCACAACAAAGAGTGGGCCCTTTAGTCAAGAATCTGAAGTAAATACAACTGCTACAT ATCCCAATCCTCCAGGGGATATCACCATGAAGAATGCGACTACAAACTCCATTTTTATTGAGTGGACTCCAGCCCTCTTCATGGAGAACTCAGATGGTTTTAACTACACAGTGAACATCA AGCCACATCCCATCAGGAATTTGACTGCTGAGACTCTAAACACCACAGCAATAGAGCTAAAGTGGGACCAACCAGAGGACTACCAGAGTACTTACCGTTACCAAGTCCAGATCTCTGGATGCACATCTCCAAGCCGTGATGCCTCAACAAGCGAGGAGAAGATCATCATATCCAGCCTGCCTCCAGGAACCAGCTGCACATTCAGCATCTATGTTGAGGTTATGAACGGCACAAGGGGAGAGGAACGCAAGACCTCCCATTATACCA GGCCAGAGACTGTGCAGCCAGTCATCTCAGACCACACCAACAACTCCATCACAGTGAATTGGAGTCGTCCTATTGGAAATGTGGAGTCGTTTGAGGTTCTCCTgaacagcagcagtaacagcatCAGGAGCCTTCCGCTGGATTCAAGTTTCAACTCCTATGAGTTTAAAAACTTGTCAGCTGGGAAGATATACACAGCCACTGTCACAACAAAGAGTGGGCCCTTTAGTCAAGAATCTGAAGTAAATACAACTGCTACAT GGGATATCACCATGAAGAATGCGACTACAAACTCCATTTTTGTGAAGTGGACTCCAGCCCTCTTCATGGACAACTCAGATGGTTTTAACTACACAGTGAACATCA AGCCACATCCCATCAGGAATTTGACTGCTGAGACTCTAAACACCACAGCAATAGAGCTAAAGTGGGACCAACCAGAGGACTACCAGAGTACTTACCGTTACCAAGTCCAGATCTCTGGATGCACATCTCCAAGCCGTGATGCCTCAACAAGCGAGGAGAAGATCATCATATCCAGCCTGCATCCAGGAACCAGCTGCACATTCAGCATCTATGTTGAGGTTATGAATGGCACAAGGGGAGAGGAACTCAATATCTCCCGTTATACCA AGCCACATCCCATCAGGAATTTGACTGCTGAGACTCTAAACACCACAGCAATAGAGCTAAAGTGGGACCAACCAGAGGACTACCAGAGTACTTACCGTTACCAAGTCCAGATCTCTGGATGCACATCTCCAAGCCGTGATGCCTCAACAAGCGAGGAGAAGATCATCATATCCAGCCTGCCTCCAGGAACCAGCTGCACATTCAGCATCTATGTTGAG TTGCCTAATGCCTTATGTTGCTCCTTCTTCAATACAATTCTGTCTGGATATTTCTGTCACCTAGGGCCAGAGACTGTGCAGCCAGTCATCTCAGACCACACCAACAACTCCATCACAGTGAATTGGAGTCGTCCTATTGGAAATGTGGAGTCGTTTGAGGTTCTCCTgaacagcagcagtaacagcatCAGGAGCCTTCCGCTGGATTCAAGTTTCAACTCCTATGAGTTTAAAAACTTGTCAGCTGGGAAGATATACACAGCCACTGTCACAACAAAGAGTGGGCCCTTTAGTCAAGAATCTGAAGTAAATACAACTGCTACAT ATCCCAATCCTCCAGGGGATATCACCATGAAGAATGCGACTACAAACTCCATTTTTGTGAAGTGGACTCCAGCCCTCTTCATGGACAACTCAGATGGTTTTAACTACACAGTGAACATCAGTAATTCATCAGGGACTACAGATTATAGTACCAAAGCCTTAAACCAGACCCTGACTAACCTTAAATCAGGAACACCACATGTCATCTGTGTGAGAACAACTGGACCACTTGGCCTCCAGAGTGAATCTGTTTGCAGTGGAAATATCACTACAA AGCCACATCCCATCAGGAATTTGACTGCTGAGACTCTAAACACCACAGCAATAGAGCTAAAGTGGGACCAACCAGAGGACTACCAGAGTACTTACCGTTACCAAGTCCAGATCTCTGGATGCACATCTCCAAGCCGTGATGCCTCAACAAGCGAGGAGAAGATCATCATATCCAGCCTGCCTCCAGGAACCAGCTGCACATTCAGCATCTATGTTGAGGTTATGAATGGCACAAGGGGAGAGGAACTCAATATCTCCCGTTATACCA GGCCAGAGACTGTGCAGCCAGTCATCTCAGACCACACCAACAACTCCATCACAGTGAATTGGAGTCGTCCTATTGGAAATGTGGAGTCGTTTGAGGTTCTCCTgaacagcagcagtaacagcatCAGGAGCCTTCCGCTGGATTCAAGTTTCAACTCCTATGAGTTTAAAAACTTGTCAGCTGGGAAGATATACACAGCCACTGTCACAACAAAGAGTGGGCCCTTTAGTCAAGAATCTGAAGTAAATACAACTGCTACATGTGAGTATAAATATGTTTTAGTTTTATTGGTGAAGAAGTTGTTTTTACATAGTAGATGGAGATTTTATTACGCTAATGACTTTTTTTTCAGATCCCAAT CTCCAGGGGACATCACCATGAAGAATGCGACTACAAACTCCATTTTTGTGAAGTGGACTCCAGCCCTCTTCATGGACAACTCAGATGGTTTTAACTACACAGTGAACATCAGTAATTCATCAGGGACTACAGATTATAGTACCAAAGCCTTAAACCAGACCCTGACTAACCTTAAATCAGGAACACCACATGTCATCTGTGTGAGAACAACTGGACCACTTGGCCTCCAGAGTGAATCTGTTTGCAGTGGAAATATCACTACAA AGCCACATCCCATCAGGAATTTGACTGCTGAGACTCTAAACACCACAGCAATAGAGCTAAAGTGGGACCAACCAGAGGACTACCAGAGTACTTACCGTTACCAAGTCCAGATCTCTGGATACACATCTCCAAGCCGTGATGCCTCAACAACCGAGGAGAAGATCATCATATCCAGCCTGCCTCCAGGAACCAGCTGCACATTCAGCATCTATGTTGAGGTTATGAATGGCACAAGGGGAGAGGAACTCAAAATCTCTCATTATACCA AGCCAGAGACTGTGCAGCCAGTCATCTCAGACCACACCAACAACTCCATCACAGTGAATTGGAGTCGTCCTAATGGAAATGTGGAGTCGTTTGAGGTTCTCCTgaacagcagcagtaacagcatCAGGAGCCTTCCGCTGGATTCAAGTTTCAACTCCTATGAGTTTAAAAACTTGTCAGCTGGGAAGATATACACAGCCACTGTCACAACAAAGAGTGGGCCCTTTAGTGAAGAATCTGAAGTCACTACCAATGCAACGT ATCCTAACCCTCCAAGAGATATTTTTATCAAGAAAAAGACTACAAAATCCATTTTTGTTGAGTGGGCCCCTGCCTTCTTCATGGATGACTCAGATGGTTTTAACTACACCGTGATCATTAGTAGTTCATCAGGGACTGCAGACTATAGTACCAAAGCCTTATACCAGACCCTGACAAACCTTAAATCAGGAACACCACATGTCATCTGTTTGAGAACAACTGGACCACTTGGCCTCCAGAGTGAATCTGTTTGCAGTGAACATGTCACAACAA GACCTGAGAGTGTCAAATCTTTAGAAGTTGATATTGTAAAAGAAACATACATGAGATGGAAATGGGCTCCTCCACCTGACTATAAAGATGGATACTACTATCGAGTGAACTTGACAAATGAACTTGACAATATTAACCTCACCGATGTTAcaaatgacttgaaattggagtTCAAGCAGCTGATACCAGGAGCCCGTTACAACATCACTGTCACCACATTTACTTCTGATGGCACTGATGGATCACCGGTGAACAATTCCGCATGCACTG ATACTAGTGGACTCACAGAGGACCAACTTAAATGTGTTGGTAAAAACCATACACCTGTACTTGAATTGGAGTGGAAAAACCCTAAAGGACACAACTCTGGATTCAAAATCAAAGCCAAGACCAATGCTGAAGTCAATGTCCATCTTGGAGAAGAGAAAACTTGCAATGAAACATGTGTCTACCGCATAGAGAGTGATCTTACATACAGCACAGAATACAGTGTGACTATTTGGACAGTTGGATGTGGGAAATCGGGCATGATTACCACGACTTGCAAAACAGGAGTCACAG TACCACCTGTTGTGTCTGACAATGAAAAGGTAGAAATTCGCCCACCTTCCCACAATGAAGTTGAGCTGATTCTTGATCCCATTTTCCTGAATTCTTCAAATGGACCTATTCTGGAATACGGTGTCCTGGTGTCgcaga GTGAAAACCCCACTTTCAAGAAAGATGATTTAGTTAACTCTTATGATGATTGGCAGAAACATCAGGATTTAAACTACCTTGCCGttttaaagaaaaatgaaattaaaatggaCAAGATCTCTATAATTGTGGGAAAAGACAGCCCTTTGCGGGAAGCATACAGAAATGGCCCTCTGACCCCTACTAAAACATACAG TTTTGCAATTGTCACCTGTACTGCCCTGCAGATGAAAACAGATAAACATGTGGACATTCATGGCTCCATTTGCTCCATATCCGGATTTTACAAGACTGTATATCTTAAACAAGACCCAC TGGTCATCACCACGGCTGTTGGAGCCACCTGTGGGATCTTGACCGTCTGTCTATGCATTGCTATAGCTGTCTTCATCTTCTTGAAGAG GAAATCTTCTAGAAAACCTGCTTCTGACATTCCAATTAATACCATCAG AGCAAAAAC TAGTGTGCCTGTGCGGGTTGAGGAGTTTGACGCATACTACAAGAAGCAATCTGCCAACACCAAATGTGGCTTTGCAGAGGAGTTTGAG GATCTGAAGCCAGTTGGTACGGCCCAGTCTACAGCCACTGCCAGTGCATTGGAGAACAAATCAAAGAACCGGTACAGCAATGTACTGCCAT ATGAGCCATCCAGGGTGAAGCTATCCATCCTTGGCAGCCAGTTTGATGACTACGTCAATGCAAACTACATTCCA